The genomic window CCCGCCGACCTGCGCGGCGAGGTGGCGGGCGACAAGCCCCACCAGCTCGGGCTGACGCTGCGCCAGCCGGCCGGCGTACCGGCGCCGATCGGCACCAGCCTGCGGGTCGAGGTGTCGTTCGACGGCGGGCGCACCTGGGGGGCGGTGCCGGTGAACGGCTCGGGCACCAGCTTCACCGCCAAGGTGCCGGCCGGACGCGGCACGGTGTCGCTGCGAGTGCACGCCGGCGACCGGGCCGGCAACACCGTCGACCAGACCGTGCTCGACGCGTACGAGCTGCGCTGACCCGGGCGGGGCGGGACGGCCGTGGCGCCGTCCCGCCCCGTCGCCTCAGATCCAGTCCCGCCGGGCGGCCTGGAAGGCCAGCCCGGGCCGGGTGTCCACGCCGGCCACCGCCATCAGGTCGGCCAGCCGACGCTGCACGGTTCGGCGGCTCACCCCGAGCTGGGAGGCGATGGACTTGTCCGGCACGCCGGCCACGAAGAGCGAGAGCAGCCGGGCCTCGTCGGCATCCGGCCGGTAGCCGTCACCCGCCCGGTCGGCGGGCGGGGCGGACGAGCGCACCGGCGTCGCCATCAGCCAGTGGCTCTCGAAGAGGGCGAGCAGCGCGTCGAGCAGCTGGCTGCGGCCGATCACCGCGGCGCTCGGCTCGCCGCCGTCCCGGTCCGGCACCAACGGGCAGACCGCCGTCCGGCCGTCGACGATGGCCAGCCGCACCGGCAGCCGGTCCAGCACCCGGGCCTGCTCTCCGGCGCGGACGCCCCGCTCGAGGTCCTCCAGCGCGCCCGGTTCGAGGAGCATCTCGCGTTCGTAGATGGCCCGGTAGCGCACCCCGCGCGCCAGCGCGTCGAACTCCTCGACGTTCTCCTCGCCGGACATGGCCAGTGGGTTGGCCCGGCAGAACCAGAGCACCTCGACCCGGGCACCGTCCTGCAGGTCACGCAGGCGCTCGCGGAGCACCCGCGCCCCGGTGATCACCTCCACCAGGTGGTCGGCGTCGTGCCGCCGCATCCCGGCCCGGTACTCCTCGGTCAGCTGGGTGACCGCCGCCCGGGCCGCCTCCAACGCCTCCTGCCGGCGCAGCAGCGCCTCGCCGAGCGGGACGTCGGGTGCCAGCGGCCGCAGCGGCGCGTCCGGCTCCGGCCCGGCCGGCAGCACCAGTCCCTTGCCGCGCAGGGCGTCGAGCTGCGCGACGACCTCCGCGCGCGGCCGGCGCAGCCGCTCGACCAGCTCCTCGACCCGGGCCGTGGTGAGCTGGACGAGGGAGCGGTAGAGCTCCTCCTCGCCCGGCGTCAGACCGATCACGTCCAGCACGGGGCAGAACTGTACGACGTCACCGGCCGTAGTCCACAGCCCCCGCACCACGCCGGCTGGTCAACTGTCGCAGGGCGCGTCTACTGTCGGGTGCTGTGCTGGAAGAGCTGCGCATCACCGGACTGGGCGTCATCGAGGACACCACGCTGCCGTTGACCGGCGGGATGAACGTCATCACCGGCGAGACCGGTGCGGGCAAGACGATGGTGGTGACCGGCCTCGGCCTGCTCTTCGGCGGCCGGGCCGACGCCGGGCGGGTGCGGGCGCAACCGGGCCGGGCGGTGGTGGAGGGGCGGCTGCGCCTCGACGGCCGGGTGGCCGACACCGTGCACGCCCGGATCACCGACGCCGGCGGCGAGCCCGACGAGGACGGCTCCGTGCTGCTGAGCCGC from Micromonospora kangleipakensis includes these protein-coding regions:
- a CDS encoding helix-turn-helix domain-containing protein, with product MLDVIGLTPGEEELYRSLVQLTTARVEELVERLRRPRAEVVAQLDALRGKGLVLPAGPEPDAPLRPLAPDVPLGEALLRRQEALEAARAAVTQLTEEYRAGMRRHDADHLVEVITGARVLRERLRDLQDGARVEVLWFCRANPLAMSGEENVEEFDALARGVRYRAIYEREMLLEPGALEDLERGVRAGEQARVLDRLPVRLAIVDGRTAVCPLVPDRDGGEPSAAVIGRSQLLDALLALFESHWLMATPVRSSAPPADRAGDGYRPDADEARLLSLFVAGVPDKSIASQLGVSRRTVQRRLADLMAVAGVDTRPGLAFQAARRDWI